Proteins encoded within one genomic window of Chloroflexota bacterium:
- a CDS encoding serine kinase: MTLGEIAESLSLSVQTASEKLDTPVTGGYASDLLSCVMAKARKGNVWVTLQSHLNIVAVASLLQLAGIIVTEGMPLDVATLEKANEEGVPILTTPHTTFTVVAQLGQLGIQGVEITNDK; this comes from the coding sequence ATGACACTAGGTGAGATTGCAGAAAGTCTGTCCTTATCTGTGCAGACAGCGAGCGAAAAATTGGATACTCCAGTAACAGGAGGATATGCATCAGATTTGCTCAGTTGCGTGATGGCCAAGGCACGCAAAGGCAACGTTTGGGTGACTCTGCAATCACATCTCAACATCGTTGCCGTTGCTTCCCTCCTGCAACTAGCTGGTATCATTGTGACAGAGGGCATGCCCCTGGATGTAGCTACCTTGGAGAAGGCAAATGAGGAAGGAGTTCCAATCCTGACAACTCCTCATACAACGTTTACTGTTGTAGCCCAATTGGGCCAACTAGGCATTCAGGGTGTAGAAATAACCAACGACAAATGA